In a single window of the Campylobacter iguaniorum genome:
- a CDS encoding TVP38/TMEM64 family protein, protein MKTVFKFMVIVILACIGRILFEYIDIEVLKNFILKYENFAYLIYILLWSILPIFFFPVLVLSVVCGMVFGLEIGVILTSIGVGINASLMYFLSKFIGYEFIQNHLSKKHLKMLETNNEFFTILFLRLIPVIPYNLINLAAGFLGYKFSSFLAGTLLGKLPGIIIFLNLGVGVTKAGSSEFYVALAWLVCLMIFALALKYFYEKFWLKFK, encoded by the coding sequence TTGAAAACTGTTTTTAAATTTATGGTTATCGTGATTTTGGCTTGTATCGGCAGAATTTTATTTGAGTATATAGACATTGAAGTACTTAAAAATTTTATCTTGAAATATGAAAATTTCGCCTATTTAATCTATATACTTTTATGGTCTATTTTACCTATATTTTTCTTTCCAGTTTTGGTGCTTAGCGTGGTTTGCGGAATGGTTTTTGGTCTGGAAATCGGAGTGATTTTGACAAGTATTGGAGTTGGAATAAACGCTAGTTTGATGTATTTTTTGTCTAAATTTATAGGATATGAGTTTATTCAAAATCATCTTAGTAAAAAGCATTTAAAAATGCTAGAGACAAACAACGAGTTTTTTACTATACTTTTTTTGCGTTTAATCCCAGTAATCCCGTATAATCTTATAAATTTAGCTGCTGGGTTTTTGGGCTATAAATTTAGTAGCTTTTTAGCTGGGACGCTTCTTGGCAAGCTGCCTGGCATTATTATATTTTTAAATTTAGGCGTAGGGGTCACAAAGGCTGGAAGTAGCGAGTTTTACGTAGCATTAGCGTGGCTTGTTTGTCTTATGATATTTGCTCTAGCTTTGAAGTATTTTTATGAGAAATTTTGGCTCAAATTTAAGTAG
- a CDS encoding ABC transporter ATP-binding protein, producing the protein MINVVNLSVKLGSKQVLSGVNLEFESGVLNILGQNGCGKSTLLKAILKLVKFSGDVLINSQNSRQLSYRDLAKALSYIPQSNFTPFNYSVKEMVLMGRVAHKGIFENYSKNDEKIALNALDELGILTLASEQFLRLSGGQKQLVLIARALATQSKIILMDEPVNGLDFGNQIKLLDMIKSLANAGYSFIITTHHPRQAKFIGGRSVLIQDGAIFANILSKDLDENLISKLYKIDYNKYKDIL; encoded by the coding sequence GTGATAAATGTGGTAAATTTAAGCGTAAAGCTTGGCTCAAAACAGGTTTTAAGTGGCGTAAATTTGGAGTTTGAGAGTGGAGTTTTAAACATACTTGGGCAAAATGGATGTGGCAAATCCACACTTTTAAAAGCCATTTTAAAGCTGGTTAAATTCAGTGGTGATGTGCTGATAAACTCACAAAACTCACGCCAACTCAGCTATAGAGATTTAGCAAAAGCCCTAAGCTACATACCTCAATCAAATTTTACTCCGTTTAATTATAGCGTTAAAGAGATGGTTTTAATGGGGCGAGTGGCGCATAAGGGGATTTTTGAGAATTACTCTAAAAATGATGAGAAAATCGCACTAAATGCACTTGATGAGCTTGGGATACTAACTCTTGCTAGTGAGCAGTTTTTACGCTTAAGTGGTGGGCAAAAACAGCTTGTTTTGATAGCTAGAGCCTTAGCGACTCAGTCTAAAATCATACTTATGGATGAGCCAGTAAATGGGCTTGATTTTGGTAACCAAATCAAGCTTTTAGATATGATAAAAAGCCTAGCAAATGCTGGATATAGCTTCATTATCACGACACATCATCCACGTCAGGCTAAATTTATCGGCGGCAGATCGGTGCTGATACAAGATGGGGCTATTTTTGCAAATATTTTAAGCAAGGATTTGGATGAAAATCTCATTTCTAAGCTTTATAAGATTGATTATAACAAATACAAGGATATATTATGA
- a CDS encoding class I SAM-dependent methyltransferase, giving the protein MMISSNYDEIDFAKLYLEQKAICSFKPKSADDWDKRAVKMNEGVKNSYYSDEFVKRMSFDASSSVLDVGCGPGTIGLKIASSVKNVILADFSAGMLEQARQNIIDRNITNATTMQLSFTDSWKDVPQCDIVVASRCLEVPDIKDALTKLISKARKSVYLTYHIGKSFLGDEISEILRGKFYPKPDYIYLINVLYGMRYRAKVDFISHNDCKFKSESFDDFIRAVEWSYCVSVSDEERRDLLEYYERNKLVTKQMNWAFIEIIL; this is encoded by the coding sequence ATGATGATAAGCTCAAACTACGATGAAATCGACTTTGCGAAGTTATATTTAGAGCAAAAGGCAATCTGCTCTTTTAAGCCCAAATCTGCTGATGACTGGGATAAAAGAGCTGTTAAAATGAATGAAGGCGTGAAAAACAGCTACTACAGCGATGAGTTTGTTAAAAGAATGAGTTTTGATGCGAGTTCAAGCGTTTTAGACGTTGGTTGTGGGCCTGGCACGATAGGGCTAAAGATAGCAAGTAGCGTTAAAAACGTGATTTTGGCTGATTTTTCTGCTGGAATGCTTGAGCAAGCAAGACAAAATATAATTGATAGAAATATCACAAATGCTACAACTATGCAACTATCATTTACTGATAGCTGGAAAGATGTCCCGCAGTGCGACATAGTCGTGGCTTCAAGGTGTCTTGAAGTGCCAGATATCAAAGACGCTCTAACAAAACTAATTAGCAAAGCAAGAAAATCAGTATATCTGACTTATCACATTGGCAAGAGTTTCTTAGGTGATGAGATTAGTGAGATTTTAAGGGGTAAATTCTATCCAAAGCCCGATTATATCTACCTTATAAACGTGCTTTATGGTATGCGTTACAGGGCAAAAGTTGATTTCATCTCTCATAATGATTGCAAATTTAAAAGCGAAAGTTTTGATGATTTTATAAGGGCAGTTGAGTGGAGTTATTGTGTGAGCGTGAGCGATGAAGAAAGGCGTGATTTGCTAGAATATTATGAGAGAAACAAGCTTGTAACTAAGCAGATGAACTGGGCTTTTATCGAGATTATTTTATAA
- a CDS encoding FecCD family ABC transporter permease — protein MKKISFLFVLLFIFSIIALINGKFDLSLNELFGAIFSDEKPASWIVMFEIRLPRALGALLIGASLGVAGACYQNLFINPLVSPSILGVLSGASFGAALAMVLGFSVEVQMFFTFVFGFLAVLVALIIAFFGGANVIMLVLGGVISTSLFGSLLAILKYAADPNETLPAITYFLMGSLSLATKSVLLSVSVPMIFGILGLLLMSKFIDVLSMGEEEAKALGVNVAMIKICVIFLATLISALSVMLAGIIGWIGLIVPHIARFIFGASAKTMLFSSSLIGAVFLLICDIFSRSLFSYEVPIGIISSLFGIPIFIAVLLSRKNA, from the coding sequence ATGAAAAAGATTAGCTTTCTTTTTGTTCTACTTTTTATTTTTAGCATAATTGCTTTGATAAATGGCAAATTTGATCTGAGCCTAAATGAGCTTTTTGGGGCGATTTTTAGTGATGAAAAACCAGCTAGCTGGATCGTGATGTTTGAGATCAGACTTCCAAGAGCACTTGGGGCGTTGCTGATTGGTGCGTCGCTTGGCGTGGCTGGAGCGTGTTATCAAAATCTTTTTATTAATCCTTTGGTGAGCCCTTCTATTTTAGGCGTTTTGAGTGGGGCTAGTTTTGGTGCGGCTTTAGCTATGGTGCTAGGATTTAGCGTAGAAGTGCAGATGTTTTTTACCTTTGTGTTTGGGTTTTTGGCTGTTTTGGTGGCTTTAATTATAGCGTTTTTTGGTGGGGCAAATGTAATAATGCTTGTCCTTGGCGGTGTGATTTCGACTAGTCTTTTTGGCTCACTTTTGGCTATTTTGAAATACGCCGCAGACCCTAATGAAACCCTTCCAGCTATTACATATTTTCTTATGGGAAGTCTTAGTCTTGCTACAAAAAGCGTGCTTTTGAGTGTGTCTGTGCCTATGATTTTTGGGATTTTGGGTCTACTTTTGATGAGTAAATTTATAGATGTTTTAAGCATGGGCGAAGAAGAGGCAAAGGCTCTTGGGGTCAATGTCGCTATGATAAAAATCTGCGTGATATTTTTAGCTACTTTGATTTCAGCCCTCAGCGTTATGCTAGCTGGCATCATTGGCTGGATAGGGCTTATTGTGCCACATATTGCTAGATTTATTTTTGGGGCGAGTGCTAAGACTATGCTTTTTAGCTCAAGCCTTATTGGGGCAGTTTTTTTGCTGATTTGCGATATTTTTAGCAGAAGTCTTTTTAGCTATGAAGTGCCTATTGGGATTATTTCTAGCTTGTTTGGAATACCGATATTTATTGCAGTTTTACTAAGTAGGAAAAACGCGTGA
- a CDS encoding non-canonical purine NTP pyrophosphatase, producing MKIVLATSNKDKVKEIKAFYKDYEIYALSEICEPFEIEENGSSFQENALIKARAVYKKLKELGLDDEFISLSDDSGISVEALNFAPGIYSARYSGAGATDASNRVKLKAELNALGLKNSKAFYTACIAIASKYGEFSAHGFMHGTAIDEERGENGFGYDFMFIPNGYDKTVGQLDESVKLAISHRSRGLELARYILKSLEKRYKTSK from the coding sequence GTGAAAATCGTATTAGCCACAAGCAACAAAGATAAGGTAAAAGAGATAAAAGCGTTTTATAAAGATTATGAGATTTATGCTTTGAGCGAGATTTGTGAGCCTTTTGAGATAGAAGAAAACGGCTCAAGCTTCCAAGAAAATGCACTCATAAAAGCAAGAGCAGTCTATAAAAAACTAAAAGAGCTTGGGCTCGATGATGAGTTTATCAGCCTTAGCGATGATAGCGGAATAAGTGTGGAGGCTTTAAACTTTGCTCCTGGAATTTACTCAGCTAGATATAGCGGGGCTGGTGCGACGGACGCGAGCAACAGAGTCAAGCTAAAAGCAGAGCTAAACGCTTTAGGGCTCAAAAATAGCAAGGCATTTTACACAGCTTGCATAGCAATTGCTAGCAAATACGGCGAGTTTAGCGCTCATGGATTCATGCACGGCACGGCGATAGACGAAGAGCGTGGAGAAAACGGCTTTGGGTATGATTTTATGTTTATACCAAATGGTTATGATAAGACAGTGGGGCAGCTAGATGAGAGCGTCAAACTAGCTATTTCACACCGCTCACGTGGGCTTGAGCTGGCAAGATATATACTAAAATCTTTAGAAAAACGCTATAAAACTTCTAAATAA
- the exbB gene encoding TonB-system energizer ExbB, producing MEFLKQNLDYIIIGILLFMSFVALFVSVERAIFYSFVDVGKFDSEKELEIVLTKNLTFLYVIYQNAPYIGLLGTVGGIMITFYDIASSGNLDQNSVMMGLSLALKATAFGLALAIPSLVIYNLCGRKVDVLMAKFEAKNKEILH from the coding sequence GTGGAGTTTTTGAAGCAAAATTTGGATTATATAATTATTGGAATTTTGCTTTTTATGAGTTTTGTGGCTTTGTTTGTGAGTGTAGAAAGAGCGATTTTTTATAGTTTTGTTGATGTGGGTAAATTTGACAGTGAAAAAGAGCTTGAAATCGTGCTTACAAAAAACTTAACATTTTTATATGTAATCTACCAAAACGCTCCTTATATCGGGCTTTTAGGTACGGTTGGTGGGATAATGATAACATTTTATGATATAGCTAGCAGTGGAAATCTGGATCAAAACTCTGTGATGATGGGGCTAAGCCTAGCACTCAAGGCCACCGCATTTGGGCTGGCCCTAGCGATCCCAAGCCTTGTGATCTATAATCTTTGTGGCAGAAAAGTTGATGTTTTGATGGCTAAATTTGAAGCTAAAAACAAAGAGATTTTGCATTGA
- a CDS encoding LptF/LptG family permease, with the protein MKLFLRYTGWVYIKYFVIIFIALELFYVGIDTLTNLKDLPKSANLQLIYVGLTALTAINYVLPLSLVFALIVAKINMIRNNELVSFYSLGIPKNSLILAPFSIALLVTFCYILLSATPFAYARDYQKNLMSFQSNSKSSNSIFLKYEDKFIYIQELYPNLGLANNIRIFNVQNHDITGQITAQKAKFENNKWKLLDVNIIKLPANLELNTTGYIQSVEKELTLLNGFKPKTIENIYQTNSSYSISDALDSLKTLKNEGINLGKIKSTLYSATFFPLFAPLMVLILYYYLPITGRFFNLALASFIYVIVTLCIWGVLFVLIRFSSNGVIMPEIGIIAPIILLGAFAFKKFYENR; encoded by the coding sequence ATGAAACTTTTTTTAAGATATACTGGTTGGGTTTATATAAAATATTTTGTCATTATTTTTATAGCTTTGGAGCTATTTTATGTAGGCATTGATACTTTGACAAATCTAAAAGATCTTCCAAAAAGTGCAAACCTGCAGCTCATTTATGTGGGACTTACAGCTCTTACAGCTATCAACTACGTCTTGCCTCTAAGCCTTGTTTTTGCACTCATCGTCGCAAAGATCAATATGATAAGAAACAACGAATTAGTGAGCTTTTATTCGCTTGGAATACCTAAAAACTCGCTCATTTTAGCGCCTTTTTCAATAGCTTTGCTTGTGACATTTTGCTATATTTTACTCTCTGCGACGCCTTTTGCTTATGCAAGAGATTATCAAAAAAACCTCATGAGCTTTCAGAGTAATTCTAAATCATCTAATAGTATTTTTCTAAAATATGAAGACAAATTTATTTATATACAAGAATTATATCCAAATCTTGGTTTGGCAAATAATATAAGAATTTTCAACGTCCAAAATCATGATATCACAGGTCAAATCACAGCCCAAAAAGCTAAATTTGAAAACAACAAATGGAAGCTTTTAGATGTAAATATCATAAAATTACCTGCAAATTTGGAGCTAAATACAACGGGTTATATCCAAAGTGTAGAAAAAGAATTAACTCTTCTAAATGGCTTCAAACCAAAAACAATAGAAAATATATACCAAACAAATAGTAGTTATTCTATCTCTGACGCTCTTGACTCACTTAAAACACTCAAAAACGAAGGCATAAACTTGGGTAAAATCAAATCAACCCTATATTCAGCTACCTTTTTTCCACTGTTTGCACCACTTATGGTTCTTATACTTTACTACTACTTGCCAATAACTGGAAGATTTTTTAACCTCGCATTAGCAAGTTTTATCTATGTCATCGTCACGCTTTGTATCTGGGGAGTTTTATTTGTGCTTATAAGATTTAGCTCAAACGGCGTCATCATGCCAGAAATCGGCATTATAGCACCAATTATTTTGCTTGGAGCATTTGCATTTAAGAAGTTTTACGAAAACCGTTAG
- a CDS encoding biopolymer transporter ExbD has protein sequence MRRTKKDGLNLVPFIDIILVLLCITLSISAFIPNKNIKVNLPNGGEISREKMAKFKVVINGDDEIFWGDEKVLQSDIKDKIFSVPNDDLIELWCDKESRFKSFVFIIDILKEKNHANFVIQTRD, from the coding sequence TTGAGACGCACGAAAAAAGATGGGCTAAATTTAGTCCCATTTATCGACATTATTTTGGTGTTGCTTTGTATCACGCTAAGCATAAGTGCATTTATCCCAAACAAAAATATCAAGGTAAATTTGCCAAATGGTGGTGAAATCTCAAGAGAAAAAATGGCTAAATTTAAGGTGGTGATAAACGGAGATGATGAGATATTTTGGGGCGATGAAAAAGTCTTGCAAAGTGATATAAAAGATAAAATTTTTAGCGTTCCAAACGATGATTTGATCGAGCTTTGGTGTGATAAAGAAAGTAGGTTTAAAAGTTTTGTTTTTATCATTGATATTTTAAAAGAAAAAAACCATGCAAATTTCGTTATCCAAACAAGAGATTAG
- a CDS encoding TonB-dependent receptor — protein MRKNIVLSLALSSVLCSSALAADKMGGGVYDLGRVEVTTPNQKDQTAEGSDAVVTWEQIKETLSTSVDQAIRNTPGIYTTPNALGSRGESDIGIRGFGRTQIGLFIDGIPVNSIYDRQTDWAQFSTYDVSQIDVAKGFVSPVYGINSMGGAVNIISTKPTKELEAGLKLGYFTGREKQLATSIGANQGNWYSSFSYSLIDRDSFPLSNDYKPTVYQSGDKARNSYYKNQTFKGKVGYETDNGSEYSLNAIIQRGEKGGTINANGGERFWDWPNYDKNTVYFLGQTQINDKWSLNSKVYWDNFYNVLTAKGVAGPNGTITNSGYRGESIYDDHSFGVIETAKYQIDDTKELQFGANLRYNHTNNDNYNLTNPAAGDYSRGAYTSTDEYEDFQTSLFTQFGHRLNDTWRYIVSAGYDRVDTISATKGRSATSDGKLDYENDSWEWNAQTIVFADWDNANTTHFNVGKKNNLPTLKTRYGTPWGQRVPNPSLGTEYIYNFEIGHKFDNGSTMLSATAFYNILDNAIITVNGLTGCDAGGSNCSMLKNVDGGYIYGLELGGEQSLLDDMVRVGANYTYTQKETSADANGGIKLTKIQDYPNHIANAFIAYSPVKQVDLVLNGTYRSAQWTYDASTGYENQNDDVFLMDLKANFRPYKSLELSIGATNLLDENYQYNSGYYMAGRRFFLTAEYKY, from the coding sequence ATGAGAAAAAATATAGTTTTGAGTTTGGCATTAAGCTCTGTTTTATGCTCTAGCGCTTTAGCAGCAGACAAAATGGGGGGGGGTGTTTATGATCTAGGGCGTGTGGAAGTAACTACACCAAATCAAAAAGACCAAACAGCAGAAGGAAGTGACGCAGTAGTCACTTGGGAGCAGATTAAAGAGACGCTTTCGACAAGCGTAGATCAAGCCATCAGAAATACTCCTGGTATCTATACAACTCCCAATGCTCTAGGCAGTCGTGGCGAAAGCGATATTGGTATACGTGGATTTGGTCGTACGCAAATCGGACTTTTTATAGATGGTATTCCAGTAAATTCTATCTATGACCGCCAAACAGACTGGGCACAATTTAGCACCTATGATGTATCACAAATCGACGTAGCAAAGGGCTTTGTAAGTCCGGTTTATGGTATCAACTCAATGGGTGGAGCAGTAAATATCATAAGTACCAAACCTACAAAAGAGCTTGAAGCTGGGTTAAAACTAGGATATTTCACAGGTAGAGAAAAACAACTCGCCACAAGTATCGGCGCAAATCAAGGCAACTGGTATTCAAGCTTTAGCTACTCTTTGATCGATCGTGACAGCTTCCCACTTTCAAATGACTATAAGCCTACAGTATATCAATCAGGCGATAAAGCAAGAAATAGCTACTATAAAAATCAAACCTTTAAAGGCAAGGTTGGATATGAAACAGATAATGGTAGCGAGTATTCGCTAAATGCCATTATACAAAGAGGCGAAAAAGGTGGTACGATTAATGCAAATGGCGGAGAACGTTTTTGGGATTGGCCAAATTATGATAAAAATACCGTTTATTTCTTGGGTCAAACTCAGATAAATGATAAATGGAGCTTAAACTCAAAAGTTTACTGGGATAACTTTTATAATGTATTGACAGCGAAGGGTGTTGCTGGTCCAAATGGCACAATTACCAATAGTGGATATAGAGGCGAAAGTATCTATGACGACCATAGCTTTGGTGTGATAGAAACTGCAAAATACCAGATAGACGATACAAAAGAGTTGCAATTTGGTGCAAATCTTCGCTATAACCACACAAACAATGATAACTATAATCTTACAAATCCAGCTGCTGGAGATTATAGCAGAGGTGCTTATACAAGTACTGATGAGTATGAGGATTTCCAAACTTCACTATTTACGCAATTCGGTCATCGGCTAAATGACACTTGGCGTTATATTGTATCTGCTGGATATGATAGAGTTGATACTATTTCAGCCACAAAAGGTCGCTCGGCTACAAGCGACGGAAAGCTTGATTATGAAAATGATAGCTGGGAGTGGAATGCTCAAACTATAGTTTTTGCTGACTGGGACAATGCAAACACAACTCATTTTAACGTAGGTAAGAAAAACAATTTACCGACTTTAAAAACTCGTTATGGTACTCCTTGGGGTCAAAGAGTTCCAAATCCAAGTTTGGGAACAGAGTATATTTATAACTTTGAAATCGGCCATAAATTTGACAATGGTTCAACCATGCTTAGTGCTACAGCATTTTACAATATTTTGGATAACGCTATAATCACTGTTAATGGATTAACCGGTTGTGACGCAGGTGGCAGTAATTGTTCAATGCTTAAAAATGTTGATGGCGGCTATATTTACGGCTTAGAATTAGGTGGAGAACAAAGCTTGCTTGATGACATGGTAAGAGTAGGTGCAAACTATACTTACACGCAAAAAGAGACTTCAGCAGATGCAAATGGTGGCATAAAGCTAACAAAGATCCAAGATTATCCAAACCACATAGCAAATGCATTTATCGCTTATAGCCCTGTAAAACAAGTAGATTTGGTGCTTAATGGAACATATAGAAGCGCTCAATGGACTTATGATGCGTCTACTGGATATGAAAATCAAAACGATGACGTGTTTTTGATGGATCTAAAGGCAAATTTCCGCCCTTATAAATCGCTTGAGCTTAGCATTGGAGCTACAAACTTGCTTGATGAAAACTATCAATACAATAGTGGATACTACATGGCTGGACGTAGATTTTTCTTAACTGCGGAGTATAAATACTAG
- the lysA gene encoding diaminopimelate decarboxylase yields the protein MDYSLLAKKYNTPLYVYDFDYIQAQYNKIKKEFQARKSLVCYALKANSNLSLLKFMAELGAGFDCVSIGEVKRALLAGAKNYKIIYSGVGKSDEEIKEALNLDILMINLESDEEMKRVENIAKELGKKARISIRVNPNVDPKTHPYISTGLSKNKFGVSLNKARLMYLYAHKSEFLEPVGVHFHIGSQLTDLTPVIEAARIVSELLRELRALDIDIKFFDIGGGVGIKYENEEEPDLYSYAQGILAALGGQDATIVCEPGRFLVGNAGVFLTKVLYEKINDTKDGSHKRFVIVDGAMNDLIRPSLYEAFHEIKALKDGQKELCDVVGPICESGDFLGKDISLPKLENGDILVVKSAGAYGFSMSSNYNSRNRAAEVALQNGTDRLIRKRESFDDLIKNEKEFI from the coding sequence ATGGATTATAGCTTACTTGCTAAAAAATACAATACACCACTTTATGTTTATGATTTTGACTATATACAAGCACAATACAACAAGATAAAAAAAGAATTTCAAGCTAGAAAATCCCTAGTCTGCTACGCTCTAAAAGCCAATTCAAATTTAAGCTTGCTTAAATTTATGGCTGAGCTTGGAGCTGGATTTGACTGCGTTAGCATAGGAGAGGTAAAAAGAGCCTTGCTAGCTGGAGCCAAAAACTACAAAATCATCTACAGCGGCGTGGGTAAAAGCGATGAAGAGATAAAAGAAGCTCTAAATTTAGACATTTTGATGATAAATTTAGAGAGTGATGAAGAGATGAAAAGAGTCGAAAACATCGCAAAAGAGCTTGGCAAAAAAGCAAGAATCAGTATTCGCGTAAATCCAAATGTCGATCCAAAAACCCACCCTTACATCTCAACTGGACTTAGCAAAAACAAATTTGGAGTCAGCTTAAATAAAGCAAGACTCATGTATCTCTACGCTCATAAAAGTGAGTTTTTAGAGCCAGTTGGAGTGCATTTCCATATCGGCTCTCAGCTGACTGATCTCACCCCAGTCATAGAAGCTGCCCGCATCGTAAGTGAGCTTTTAAGAGAGCTTAGAGCACTCGATATAGATATCAAATTCTTTGACATCGGCGGTGGGGTTGGCATAAAATACGAAAATGAAGAAGAGCCAGATCTTTACAGCTACGCTCAAGGCATTTTAGCTGCACTTGGCGGACAAGACGCGACTATAGTTTGCGAGCCTGGAAGATTTTTAGTTGGCAACGCTGGCGTGTTTCTAACAAAAGTTTTATACGAAAAGATAAACGACACAAAAGACGGCTCACACAAGAGATTTGTCATCGTCGATGGCGCTATGAATGACCTTATCCGCCCTAGCCTTTATGAAGCTTTTCACGAGATCAAAGCCCTAAAAGACGGGCAAAAAGAGCTTTGCGATGTCGTCGGACCAATCTGTGAAAGCGGGGATTTTTTAGGCAAAGATATAAGCTTGCCTAAGCTTGAAAATGGCGATATTTTGGTAGTCAAATCAGCTGGAGCTTATGGATTTTCTATGTCTAGTAACTACAACTCAAGAAATAGAGCCGCCGAAGTCGCGCTCCAAAACGGTACCGATAGGCTAATACGCAAAAGAGAGAGCTTCGACGATCTCATAAAAAATGAAAAAGAGTTTATATAA
- a CDS encoding ABC transporter substrate-binding protein has protein sequence MKKIFLLVCCLSLCFGLNLDKFECENCQNLKPQNIKKVYASNPTLLYSLYSFDKSLIAGLVFEFWDIEKRFLDPKVYNLPVVGGFYGQGKTPNMEMIISLKPDLIITSKNSKKDPKYSGIFRDLKIPVLYVDDDGSDFGVEIYKAFGEIFGNPKRARELIDYANESQNLASNLQKLNLSKPSVYYAFGKNGLETECGSSSFIRLVDMAGGNSAKFACKGKNARRVKADFENILAKNPDVILVYDKEFYELIWSDPKWQLINAVKNKRVYLIPRSPFSWVGKPASFTKLLGLRWLVEILHKDALQIDIRDEARKFYKLFLYTDLSDEDLDFILNEKD, from the coding sequence ATGAAAAAAATATTTTTATTAGTTTGTTGTTTGAGCCTGTGTTTTGGGCTAAATTTAGATAAATTTGAGTGTGAAAACTGTCAAAACTTAAAGCCGCAAAATATCAAAAAAGTCTATGCGAGTAATCCAACCTTGCTTTATAGTCTTTATAGTTTTGATAAGAGTTTGATAGCTGGTCTTGTGTTTGAGTTTTGGGATATAGAAAAGCGTTTTTTAGATCCTAAAGTCTATAATCTGCCAGTTGTCGGTGGCTTTTATGGGCAGGGCAAAACACCAAATATGGAGATGATTATCAGCCTTAAACCAGATCTCATTATAACTAGTAAAAATAGCAAAAAAGACCCAAAATATAGTGGGATTTTTAGAGATTTAAAAATCCCAGTTTTATACGTAGATGATGATGGAAGCGATTTTGGAGTGGAAATTTACAAGGCATTTGGCGAGATTTTTGGTAATCCAAAAAGGGCTAGAGAGCTGATAGATTATGCAAATGAAAGCCAAAATTTAGCTTCAAATTTGCAAAAGCTAAATTTAAGTAAACCAAGCGTGTATTATGCTTTTGGCAAAAACGGTCTTGAGACGGAGTGTGGGAGTTCTAGCTTTATTAGGCTTGTAGATATGGCTGGTGGAAATAGTGCGAAATTTGCTTGTAAAGGCAAAAATGCCAGACGTGTAAAGGCTGATTTTGAAAATATTTTAGCCAAAAATCCTGATGTTATTTTGGTCTATGATAAAGAGTTTTATGAGCTAATTTGGAGTGATCCAAAATGGCAACTCATAAATGCGGTTAAAAACAAACGAGTTTATCTCATACCAAGAAGTCCGTTTTCATGGGTGGGAAAACCTGCTAGCTTCACTAAGCTTTTGGGGCTTAGGTGGCTGGTAGAAATCTTGCATAAAGACGCATTGCAGATAGATATAAGAGATGAAGCAAGGAAATTTTACAAGCTATTTTTATACACGGATTTGAGCGATGAAGATTTGGATTTTATCTTAAATGAAAAAGATTAG